A genomic segment from Vicugna pacos chromosome 17, VicPac4, whole genome shotgun sequence encodes:
- the BRPF1 gene encoding peregrin isoform X5 produces MGVDFDVKTFCHNLRATKPPYECPVETCRKVYKSYSGIEYHLYHYDHDNPPPPQQTPLRKHKKKGRQSRPANKQSPSPSEVSQSPGREVMSYAQAQRMVEVDLHGRVHRISIFDNLDVVSEDEEAPEEAPENGSNKENTETPAATPKPGKHKNKEKRKDSNHHHHHNASASTAPKLPEVVYRELEQDTPDAPPRPTSYYRYIEKSAEELDEEVEYDMDEEDYIWLDIMNERRKTEGVSPIPQEIFEYLMDRLEKESYFESHNKGDPNALVDEDAVCCICNDGECQNSNVILFCDMCNLAVHQECYGVPYIPEGQWLCRRCLQSPSRAVDCALCPNKGGAFKQTDDGRWAHVVCALWIPEVCFANTVFLEPIDSIEHIPPARWKLTCYICKQRGSGACIQCHKANCYTAFHVTCAQQAGLYMKMEPVRETGANGTSFSVRKTAYCDIHTPPGSARRLPALSHSEGEEEEDEEEDEGKSWSSEKVKKAKAKSRIKMKKARKILAEKRAAAPVVSVPCIPPHRLSKITNRLTIQRKSQFMQRLHSYWTLKRQSRNGVPLLRRLQTHLQSQRNCDQVGRDSEDKNWALKEQLKSWQRLRHDLERARLLVELIRKREKLKRETIKVQQIAMEMQLTPFLILLRKTLEQLQEKDTGNIFSEPVPLSEVPDYLDHIKKPMDFFTMKQNLEAYRYLNFDDFEEDFNLIVSNCLKYNAKDTIFYRAAVRLREQGGAVLRQARRQAEKMGIDFETGMHIPHSLAGDEAPHHAEDAAEEERLVLLENQKHLPVEEQLKLLLERLDEVNASKQSVGRSRRAKMIKKEMTALRRKLAHQREAGRDGPERHGPSSRGSLTPHPAGCDKDGQTDSAAEESSSQETSKGLGPNMSSTPAHEVGRRTSVLFSKKNPKTAGPPKRPGRPPKNRESQMTPSHGGSPVGPPQLPIMGSLRQRKRGRSPRPSSSSDSDSDKSTEDPPMDLPANGFSGGNQPVKKSFLVYRNDCSLPRSSSDSESSSSSSSSAASDRTSTTPSKQGRGKPSFSRGTFPEDSSEDTSGTENEAYSVGTGRGVGHSMVRKSLGRGAGWLSEDEDSPLDALDLVWAKCRGYPSYPALIIDPKMPREGMFHHGVPIPVPPLEVLKLGEQMTQEAREHLYLVLFFDNKRTWQWLPRTKLVPLGVNQDLDKEKMLEGRKSNIRKSVQIAYHRALQHRSKVQGEQSSETSDSD; encoded by the exons ATGGGGGTGGACTTTGACGTGAAGACTTTCTGCCACAACTTGCGGGCAACTAAGCCGCCCTATGAATGCCCAGTGGAGACCTGCCGCAAGGTCTACAAGAGTTACAGCGGTATTGAGTACCACCTGTACCATTATGACCACGACAACCCACCACCCCCACAGCAGACTCCACTCCGCAAGCACAAGAAGAAGGGACGCCAGTCACGCCCGGCCAACAAGCAGTCGCCTAGCCCCTCAGAGGTATCGCAGTCACCCGGCCGTGAGGTGATGAGCTACGCACAGGCCCAGCGCATGGTGGAGGTGGACCTGCACGGCCGCGTCCACCGCATCAGCATCTTTGACAACCTGGATGTGGTGTCAGAGGATGAGGAGGCCCCCGAGGAGGCCCCCGAGAACGGCAGCAATAAGGAGAACACCGAGACGCCGGCTGCTACTCCCAAGCCAGGCAAGCATAAGAACAAGGAGAAGCGCAAGGActccaaccaccaccaccaccacaatgcTTCTGCGAGCACCGCGCCCAAGCTGCCCGAGGTGGTGTACCGCGAGCTGGAGCAGGACACCCCTGACGCCCCGCCCCGGCCGACTTCTTACTACCG GTACATCGAGAAGTCAGCAGAGGAGCTGGATGAGGAGGTGGAGTATGACATGGACGAGGAGGACTACATCTGGCTGGATATCATGAACGAGCGGCGGAAGACGGAGGGTGTGAGTCCCATTCCACAGGAGATCTTTGAGTACTTAATGGACCGGCTGGAGAAAGAGTCCTACTTTGAGAGCCACAATAAAGGCGACCCCAATGCGCTGGTGGATGAGGATGCTGTGTGCTGTATCTGCAATGATGGTGAGTGCCAGAACAGCAACGTCATCCTCTTCTGTGACATGTGCAACCTGGCTGTGCACCAGGAGTGCTACGGTGTCCCCTACATCCCTGAGGGCCAGTGGTTGTGCCGCCGCTGTCTGCAGTCACCCTCCCGTGCTGTGGACTGCGCCTTGTGCCCCAACAAGGGTGGTGCCTTCAAGCAGACAGATGATGGGCGCTGGGCCCATGTGGTGTGCGCCCTGTGGATCCCTGAGGTCTGCTTTGCCAACACGGTCTTCCTGGAGCCCATCGACAGCATTGAGCACATCCCACCAGCTCGCTGGAAGCTGACCTGCTACATTTGCAAACAGCGGGGCTCAGGGGCCTGCATCCAGTGCCACAAGGCCAACTGCTACACAGCCTTCCATGTGACATGTGCCCAGCAGGCCGGCCTTTACATGAAGATGGAGCCTGTGCGGGAGACAGGTGCTAATGGTACCTCCTTCAGCGTCCGCAAGACTGCCTACTGCGACATCCACACCCCCCCAGGGTCAGCACGCCGCCTGCCTGCCCTGTCCCACagtgagggggaggaggaggaggatgaggaggaggatgagggtaAGAGCTGGAGCTCAGAGAAGGTCAAGAAAGCCAAGGCCAAGTCCCGGATCAAGATGAAGAAGGCGAGGAAGATCCTGGCAGAGAAGCGGGCGGCGGCACCTGTGGTGTCTGTGCCCTGCATCCCGCCACACAG GCTCAGTAAAATCACTAACCGCCTGACCATCCAAAGGAAGAGCCAGTTCATGCAGAGGCTGCACAGCTACTGGACGCTGAAGCGGCAGTCACGGAACGGGGTCCCACTGCTGCGTCGCCTGCAGACGCACCTGCAGTCTCAGAGGAACTGTGACCAAGTCGGG AGAGATTCTGAGGATAAGAACTGGGCCCTCAAAGAACAGCTTAAGTCCTGGCAGCGGCTTCGGCACGACCTGGAGCGAGCACGGCTGCTGGTGGAGCTGATCCGCAAGCGGGAGAAACTCAAAAGGGAGACG ATCAAGGTCCAGCAGATCGCCATGGAGATGCAGCTGACCCCGTTCCTCATCCTCCTTCGAAAAACCTTGGAGCAACTCCAAGAGAAGGATACAGGCAACATCTTCAGCGAGCCGGTCCCTCTGTCTGAG GTGCCTGACTACCTAGACCACATCAAAAAGCCTATGGACTTTTTCACCATGAAGCAGAACTTGGAGGCTTACCGCTACCTGAACTTTGATGATTTTGAGGAGGACTTCAACCTCATCGTCAGCAACTGCCTCAAGTATAATGCCAAGGACACCATCTTCTACCGGGCAGCAGTGCGGCTCCGTGAGCAGGGTGGTGCTGTGCTCCGCCAGGCCCGGCGCCAGGCAGAAAAAATGGGCATTGACTTTGAGACGGGCATGCATATCCCCCACAGCCTGGCCGGAGACGAGGCCCCACACCATGCCGAAGATG cagcagaGGAAGAGAGGCTGGTCTTACTGGAGAACCAAAAGCACCTGCCAGTGGAAGAGCAGCTGAAGCTGTTGCTCGAGCGGCTGGATGAGGTGAATGCCAGCAAGCAGAGCGTGGGCCGCTCACGGCGTGCAAAGATGATCAAGAAAGAGATGACGGCCTTGCGGCGGAAGCTTGCCCACCAGCGGGAAGCTGGACGGGATGGGCCTGAGCGGCATGGCCCCTCCAGCCGGGGCAGCCTGACACCCCACCCAGCAGGCTGTGACAAGGACGGGCAGACGGACAGTGCCGCCGAGGAGAGCAGCAGCCAGGAGACAAGCAAAG gccTGGGTCCCAACATGTCCTCAACCCCCGCACATGAGGTGGGCAGGAGAACCTCAGTTCTGTTCTCCAAAAAGAACCCGAAGACAGCTGGACCGCCCAAGAGGCCGGGCCGGCCCCCCAAAAACCGGGAGAGCCAGATGACCCCCAGCCACGGAGGCAGTCCTGTGGGGCCCCCCCAGCTCCCCATCATGGGCTCCCTGCGTCAGCGCAAGCGGGGTAGGAGCCCTCGGCCCAGTTCGAGTTCAGACAGCGACAGTGATAAATCCACAGAAGACCCCCCAATGG ACTTACCAGCCAACGGCTTCAGCGGTGGAAACCAGCCAGTAAAGAAGAGTTTCTTGGTATACCGTAATGACTGCAGCCTTCCCCGGAGCAGCTCCGACTCTGagtccagcagcagcagcagcagcagcgctgCCTCAGACCGGACCAG CACAACACCCTCAAAACAAGGCCGGGGCAAGCCCTCCTTCTCTCGGGGCACATTCCCAGAGGACAGCAGTGAAGACACCTCAGGCACTGAGAATGAGGCCTACTCCGTGGGCACTGGCCGCGGCGTGGGCCACAGCA TGGTGAGGAAGAGTCTGGGCCGGGGAGCTGGCTGGCTGTCAGAGGATGAGGACTCCCCCCTGGATGCTCTGGACCTGGTGTGGGCCAAATGCCGAGGGTATCCATCGTACCCAGCTCTG ATCATTGATCCAAAGATGCCCCGGGAAGGTATGTTCCACCATGGGGTTCCCATCCCTGTGCCCCCACTGGAGGTGCTGAAACTTGGGGAACAAATGACCCAGGAAGCCCGAGAGCATCTCTACCTCGTCCTCTTCTTTGACAACAAGCGAACCTG GCAGTGGCTGCCCAGGACTAAGCTGGTTCCTCTGGGTGTGAACCAGGATCTCGACAAGGAGAAGATGCTGGAAGGCCGCAAATCCAACATCCGCAAGTCAGTACAGATTGCCTACCACAGGGCTCTGCAGCACCGCAGCAAGGTGCAGGGCGAGCAGAGCAGTGAGACCAGCGATAGTGATTGA
- the BRPF1 gene encoding peregrin isoform X2, with protein MGVDFDVKTFCHNLRATKPPYECPVETCRKVYKSYSGIEYHLYHYDHDNPPPPQQTPLRKHKKKGRQSRPANKQSPSPSEVSQSPGREVMSYAQAQRMVEVDLHGRVHRISIFDNLDVVSEDEEAPEEAPENGSNKENTETPAATPKPGKHKNKEKRKDSNHHHHHNASASTAPKLPEVVYRELEQDTPDAPPRPTSYYRYIEKSAEELDEEVEYDMDEEDYIWLDIMNERRKTEGVSPIPQEIFEYLMDRLEKESYFESHNKGDPNALVDEDAVCCICNDGECQNSNVILFCDMCNLAVHQECYGVPYIPEGQWLCRRCLQSPSRAVDCALCPNKGGAFKQTDDGRWAHVVCALWIPEVCFANTVFLEPIDSIEHIPPARWKLTCYICKQRGSGACIQCHKANCYTAFHVTCAQQAGLYMKMEPVRETGANGTSFSVRKTAYCDIHTPPGSARRLPALSHSEGEEEEDEEEDEGKSWSSEKVKKAKAKSRIKMKKARKILAEKRAAAPVVSVPCIPPHRLSKITNRLTIQRKSQFMQRLHSYWTLKRQSRNGVPLLRRLQTHLQSQRNCDQVGRDSEDKNWALKEQLKSWQRLRHDLERARLLVELIRKREKLKRETIKVQQIAMEMQLTPFLILLRKTLEQLQEKDTGNIFSEPVPLSEVPDYLDHIKKPMDFFTMKQNLEAYRYLNFDDFEEDFNLIVSNCLKYNAKDTIFYRAAVRLREQGGAVLRQARRQAEKMGIDFETGMHIPHSLAGDEAPHHAEDAEEERLVLLENQKHLPVEEQLKLLLERLDEVNASKQSVGRSRRAKMIKKEMTALRRKLAHQREAGRDGPERHGPSSRGSLTPHPAGCDKDGQTDSAAEESSSQETSKGLGPNMSSTPAHEVGRRTSVLFSKKNPKTAGPPKRPGRPPKNRESQMTPSHGGSPVGPPQLPIMGSLRQRKRGRSPRPSSSSDSDSDKSTEDPPMDLPANGFSGGNQPVKKSFLVYRNDCSLPRSSSDSESSSSSSSSAASDRTSTTPSKQGRGKPSFSRGTFPEDSSEDTSGTENEAYSVGTGRGVGHSSKYARPKPGMLGAQCQGLISPLAADPPPLSHSCEVVRKSLGRGAGWLSEDEDSPLDALDLVWAKCRGYPSYPALIIDPKMPREGMFHHGVPIPVPPLEVLKLGEQMTQEAREHLYLVLFFDNKRTWQWLPRTKLVPLGVNQDLDKEKMLEGRKSNIRKSVQIAYHRALQHRSKVQGEQSSETSDSD; from the exons ATGGGGGTGGACTTTGACGTGAAGACTTTCTGCCACAACTTGCGGGCAACTAAGCCGCCCTATGAATGCCCAGTGGAGACCTGCCGCAAGGTCTACAAGAGTTACAGCGGTATTGAGTACCACCTGTACCATTATGACCACGACAACCCACCACCCCCACAGCAGACTCCACTCCGCAAGCACAAGAAGAAGGGACGCCAGTCACGCCCGGCCAACAAGCAGTCGCCTAGCCCCTCAGAGGTATCGCAGTCACCCGGCCGTGAGGTGATGAGCTACGCACAGGCCCAGCGCATGGTGGAGGTGGACCTGCACGGCCGCGTCCACCGCATCAGCATCTTTGACAACCTGGATGTGGTGTCAGAGGATGAGGAGGCCCCCGAGGAGGCCCCCGAGAACGGCAGCAATAAGGAGAACACCGAGACGCCGGCTGCTACTCCCAAGCCAGGCAAGCATAAGAACAAGGAGAAGCGCAAGGActccaaccaccaccaccaccacaatgcTTCTGCGAGCACCGCGCCCAAGCTGCCCGAGGTGGTGTACCGCGAGCTGGAGCAGGACACCCCTGACGCCCCGCCCCGGCCGACTTCTTACTACCG GTACATCGAGAAGTCAGCAGAGGAGCTGGATGAGGAGGTGGAGTATGACATGGACGAGGAGGACTACATCTGGCTGGATATCATGAACGAGCGGCGGAAGACGGAGGGTGTGAGTCCCATTCCACAGGAGATCTTTGAGTACTTAATGGACCGGCTGGAGAAAGAGTCCTACTTTGAGAGCCACAATAAAGGCGACCCCAATGCGCTGGTGGATGAGGATGCTGTGTGCTGTATCTGCAATGATGGTGAGTGCCAGAACAGCAACGTCATCCTCTTCTGTGACATGTGCAACCTGGCTGTGCACCAGGAGTGCTACGGTGTCCCCTACATCCCTGAGGGCCAGTGGTTGTGCCGCCGCTGTCTGCAGTCACCCTCCCGTGCTGTGGACTGCGCCTTGTGCCCCAACAAGGGTGGTGCCTTCAAGCAGACAGATGATGGGCGCTGGGCCCATGTGGTGTGCGCCCTGTGGATCCCTGAGGTCTGCTTTGCCAACACGGTCTTCCTGGAGCCCATCGACAGCATTGAGCACATCCCACCAGCTCGCTGGAAGCTGACCTGCTACATTTGCAAACAGCGGGGCTCAGGGGCCTGCATCCAGTGCCACAAGGCCAACTGCTACACAGCCTTCCATGTGACATGTGCCCAGCAGGCCGGCCTTTACATGAAGATGGAGCCTGTGCGGGAGACAGGTGCTAATGGTACCTCCTTCAGCGTCCGCAAGACTGCCTACTGCGACATCCACACCCCCCCAGGGTCAGCACGCCGCCTGCCTGCCCTGTCCCACagtgagggggaggaggaggaggatgaggaggaggatgagggtaAGAGCTGGAGCTCAGAGAAGGTCAAGAAAGCCAAGGCCAAGTCCCGGATCAAGATGAAGAAGGCGAGGAAGATCCTGGCAGAGAAGCGGGCGGCGGCACCTGTGGTGTCTGTGCCCTGCATCCCGCCACACAG GCTCAGTAAAATCACTAACCGCCTGACCATCCAAAGGAAGAGCCAGTTCATGCAGAGGCTGCACAGCTACTGGACGCTGAAGCGGCAGTCACGGAACGGGGTCCCACTGCTGCGTCGCCTGCAGACGCACCTGCAGTCTCAGAGGAACTGTGACCAAGTCGGG AGAGATTCTGAGGATAAGAACTGGGCCCTCAAAGAACAGCTTAAGTCCTGGCAGCGGCTTCGGCACGACCTGGAGCGAGCACGGCTGCTGGTGGAGCTGATCCGCAAGCGGGAGAAACTCAAAAGGGAGACG ATCAAGGTCCAGCAGATCGCCATGGAGATGCAGCTGACCCCGTTCCTCATCCTCCTTCGAAAAACCTTGGAGCAACTCCAAGAGAAGGATACAGGCAACATCTTCAGCGAGCCGGTCCCTCTGTCTGAG GTGCCTGACTACCTAGACCACATCAAAAAGCCTATGGACTTTTTCACCATGAAGCAGAACTTGGAGGCTTACCGCTACCTGAACTTTGATGATTTTGAGGAGGACTTCAACCTCATCGTCAGCAACTGCCTCAAGTATAATGCCAAGGACACCATCTTCTACCGGGCAGCAGTGCGGCTCCGTGAGCAGGGTGGTGCTGTGCTCCGCCAGGCCCGGCGCCAGGCAGAAAAAATGGGCATTGACTTTGAGACGGGCATGCATATCCCCCACAGCCTGGCCGGAGACGAGGCCCCACACCATGCCGAAGATG cagaGGAAGAGAGGCTGGTCTTACTGGAGAACCAAAAGCACCTGCCAGTGGAAGAGCAGCTGAAGCTGTTGCTCGAGCGGCTGGATGAGGTGAATGCCAGCAAGCAGAGCGTGGGCCGCTCACGGCGTGCAAAGATGATCAAGAAAGAGATGACGGCCTTGCGGCGGAAGCTTGCCCACCAGCGGGAAGCTGGACGGGATGGGCCTGAGCGGCATGGCCCCTCCAGCCGGGGCAGCCTGACACCCCACCCAGCAGGCTGTGACAAGGACGGGCAGACGGACAGTGCCGCCGAGGAGAGCAGCAGCCAGGAGACAAGCAAAG gccTGGGTCCCAACATGTCCTCAACCCCCGCACATGAGGTGGGCAGGAGAACCTCAGTTCTGTTCTCCAAAAAGAACCCGAAGACAGCTGGACCGCCCAAGAGGCCGGGCCGGCCCCCCAAAAACCGGGAGAGCCAGATGACCCCCAGCCACGGAGGCAGTCCTGTGGGGCCCCCCCAGCTCCCCATCATGGGCTCCCTGCGTCAGCGCAAGCGGGGTAGGAGCCCTCGGCCCAGTTCGAGTTCAGACAGCGACAGTGATAAATCCACAGAAGACCCCCCAATGG ACTTACCAGCCAACGGCTTCAGCGGTGGAAACCAGCCAGTAAAGAAGAGTTTCTTGGTATACCGTAATGACTGCAGCCTTCCCCGGAGCAGCTCCGACTCTGagtccagcagcagcagcagcagcagcgctgCCTCAGACCGGACCAG CACAACACCCTCAAAACAAGGCCGGGGCAAGCCCTCCTTCTCTCGGGGCACATTCCCAGAGGACAGCAGTGAAGACACCTCAGGCACTGAGAATGAGGCCTACTCCGTGGGCACTGGCCGCGGCGTGGGCCACAGCAGTAAGTACGCCCGCCCAAAGCCAGGGATGCTGGGGGCTCAGTGTCAGGGCCTTATCAGCCCCCTGGCTGCTGATCCGCCCCCTCTCTCCCATTCCTGTGAAGTGGTGAGGAAGAGTCTGGGCCGGGGAGCTGGCTGGCTGTCAGAGGATGAGGACTCCCCCCTGGATGCTCTGGACCTGGTGTGGGCCAAATGCCGAGGGTATCCATCGTACCCAGCTCTG ATCATTGATCCAAAGATGCCCCGGGAAGGTATGTTCCACCATGGGGTTCCCATCCCTGTGCCCCCACTGGAGGTGCTGAAACTTGGGGAACAAATGACCCAGGAAGCCCGAGAGCATCTCTACCTCGTCCTCTTCTTTGACAACAAGCGAACCTG GCAGTGGCTGCCCAGGACTAAGCTGGTTCCTCTGGGTGTGAACCAGGATCTCGACAAGGAGAAGATGCTGGAAGGCCGCAAATCCAACATCCGCAAGTCAGTACAGATTGCCTACCACAGGGCTCTGCAGCACCGCAGCAAGGTGCAGGGCGAGCAGAGCAGTGAGACCAGCGATAGTGATTGA